One genomic window of Fusarium verticillioides 7600 chromosome 2, whole genome shotgun sequence includes the following:
- a CDS encoding elongation factor 1-alpha, with amino-acid sequence MSRHRIVHTFNANDIVSEFDGDDYEDEVEDELSPEDRQAMEEGTAEVRRALGTEANKVTKAQIEEALWHYYYDIDKSVTYLMKTFIAPAPKPAKKAPEAGKKPVAKAPKKTQKEKDKDVSQVEKDVAELNVVEAPPPKSKGLDVLKEYENSSNKRSISFVVVGHVDAGKSTLMGRLLLELKFVEKHTIDRYRKQAEKSGKQSFALAWVMDQRSEERERGVTIDIATNHFETEKTSFTILDAPGHRDFVPNMIAGASQADFAILVIDANTGAYEKGLKGQTREHVFLLRSLGVQRLVIAVNKLDMVGWSQERFDEIAQQVNAFLAGLGFQPKNIDFIPISGLNGDNLVRRTEDTAASWYTGPTLIEALENSEPSTTRALKNPFRMAISEVFRSQLGTTTIAGRVDAGSVQIGDALLVQPSGEEAYVKSIMVDSDMQDWAVAGQSVSVALTNIDPVHIRVGDMLCHTKDPISCGDTFTMKAMAFEHLMPMPVDLHRGRLHSAGQIVSITATLDKATGAIVKKKPRVVQPGGVARVVIKLAAKVPLESGQRVVIRSGGETVAAGLLE; translated from the exons ATGTCACGCCATCGAATCGTTCATACTTTCAATGCAAACGACATAGTATCCGAATTTGACGGAGATGACTATGAAGACGAAGTAGAAGACGAGCTCAGCCCAGAAGATCGCCAGGCCATGGAGGAGGGAACAGCAGAGGTCCGTCGAGCTCTAGGCACTGAAGCGAACAAGGTGACAAAAGCACAAATCGAGGAAGCTTTGTGGCACTATTACTACGATATCGACAAATCAGTCACATATTTAATGAAGACATTCATTGCCCCGGCCCCCAAACCAGCAAAGAAAGCGCCAGAAG CGGGAAAAAAGCCAGTAGCCAAGGCTCCTAAAAAGACCCAAAAggagaaagacaaggacgTTTCTCAAGTCGAAAAGGACGTTGCGGAGTTgaatgttgttgaggctCCGCCCCCTAAGAGCAAGGGGCTTGATGTTTTGAAGGAATATGAAAATAGTTCCAACAAGAGAAGTATCAGTTTTGTTGTAGTCG GACATGTCGATGCTGGCAAGAGTACACTGATGGGCCGCTTGTTACTGGAACTTAAATTTGTCGAGAAGCACACTATTGATCGGTACCGAAAGCAGGCTGAAAAGTCTGGCAAACAGTCTTTTGCCCTGGCATGGGTAATGGACCAAAGAAGTGAGGAGAGAGAACGTGGTGTCACTATCGATATTGCGACAAACCATTTTGAGACAGAGAAGACCAGCTTCACTATTCTTGATGCCCCAGGTCACAGAGATTTTGTACCCAACATGATCGCAGGTGCCAGTCAAGCTGACTTTGCTATCTTGGTCATTGACGCAAATACTGGAGCCTATGAAAAGGGGCTTAAGGGGCAGACCCGAGAACATGTGTTTCTCCTACGAAGTCTGGGTGTTCAAAGGCTTGTCATTGCCGTCAACAAGCTGGACATGGTTGGCTGGTCACAGGAGCGTTTTGACGAAATTGCTCAGCAGGTCAACGCATTtcttgctggtcttggcttcCAACCCAAAAACATTGATTTCATCCCTATTTCTGGCCTCAATGGCGACAATCTTGTTCGCCGAACAGAAGACACAGCTGCATCTTGGTACACTGGCCCTACTCTGATTGAGGCTCTCGAAAACTCAgagccatcaacaacacgTGCTCTCAAGAACCCGTTCCGAATGGCTATTTCTGAGGTCTTCAGATCGCAGCTTGGCACAACGACTATTGCTGGTCGAGTTGATGCTGGCTCTGTTCAGATTGGCGATGCTCTATTAGTGCAGCCaagtggagaagaagcatatGTCAAGTCAATAATGGTGGATTCGGACATGCAAGACTGGGCTGTTGCTGGACAAAGTGTCAGTGTTGCTTTGACTAATATCGACCCTGTTCACATTCGAGTTGGCGATATGCTATGCCATACCAAAGATCCTATCAGCTGTGGTGACACTTTCACCATGAAAGCCATGGCATTTGAGCATCTCATGCCCATGCCGGTTGATCTCCATCGTGGACGACTGCATTCAGCTGGGCAGATTGTTTCGATCACAGCAACCTTGGACAAGGCCACTGGGGCGATTGTCAAGAAGAAACCCAGAGTTGTGCAGCCTGGTGGTGTCGCTCGAGTAGTCATCAAACTGGCGGCTAAGGTTCCTCTTGAGTCGGGGCAAAGAGTTGTAATCCGAAGTGGAGGTGAAACTGTCGCTGCTGGCTTATTAGAGTAG
- a CDS encoding T-complex protein 1 subunit epsilon has translation MDSLNLDVSNAAVMKDEQGRPFIVVRDQGKKKRQFGNEAVKSHILAARTVANIVKSSLGPRGLDKILISPDGDITVTNDGATILQQMEITNHVAKLLVELSKSQDDEIGDGTTGVVVLAGALLEQAADLIDKGIHPIRIADGYDQACDIAVAELDKISDTIEFSREETSNLVKVARTSLGSKIVSKSHDQFANIAVDAVLSVADLERKDVDFELIKVDGKVGGALEDTLLVKGVIVDKDFSHPQMPSEVRDAKIAILTCAFEPPKPKTKHHLDITSVEEFKKLQNYEKEKFIEMIQQIKDTGANLAICQWGFDDEANHLLLQNELPAVRWVGGPEIELIAIATNGRIVPRFEDLTAEKLGSAGIVREMTFGTTREKMLVIEECANTRAVTVFVRGSNKMIIDEAKRSLHDALCVVRNLVRDNRVVYGGGAAEIACSLAVEDEAVKTPGLEQYAMRAFSEALDTVPMTLAENSGLNPIATLAEVKSQQVKAGPEGRGKLGVDCMGRGNNNMKDAFVIDPLIGKKQQLQLATQLCRMVLKVNNVIVSGADDNDF, from the exons ATGGATTCATTGA ATTTGGATGTGTCAAATG CGGCGGTAATGAAGGATGAGCAAGGCCGGCCTTTCATTGTCGTCAGGGA TcaggggaagaagaagcgccaGTTTGGCAACGAAGCCGTCAAGTCCCATATTCTCGCCGCTCGAACAGtcgccaacatcgtcaagtcCTCTCTCGGACCCCGTGGACTCGACAAGATTCTCATCTCCCCCGATGGAGATATCACCGTGACGAACGATGGCGCTACGATTCTACAGCAGATGGAGATTACAAACCACGTTGCTAAGCTACTAGTGGAGCTTTCCAAGTCTcaagacgatgagattgGTGACGGTACCACTGGTGTCGTTGTCCTCGCTGGTGCTCTGTTGGAACAGGCTGCCGATCTTATCGACAAGGGAATCCACCCTATTCGAATTGCCGACGGTTACGATCAAGCTTGCGATATCGCTGTTGCTGAGCTCGACAAGATTTCAGACACCATTGAGTTCTCCCGAGAAGAGACCTCcaaccttgtcaaggtcgcCCGAACAAGTCTGGGCAGCAAGATTGTGTCCAAATCTCATGATCAATTTGCCAACATCGCCGTTGATGCCGTTCTTTCTGTTGCCGACTTAGAGCGAAAGGATGTCGATTTCGAGttgatcaaggttgatggaAAGGTCGGAGGAGCCCTCGAGGATACCCTTCTCGTCAAGGGTGTCATTGTCGATAAGGACTTTTCTCACCCTCAGATGCCTTCAGAAGTCCGGGATGCCAAGATTGCCATTCTCACATGCGCGTTTGAGCCCCCGAaacccaagaccaagcaccACCTGGATATTACCAGTGTcgaggagttcaagaagttgcAAAActatgagaaggagaagtttATTGAGATGATCCAGCAGATCAAGGACACAGGTGCTAACCTGGCTATTTGCCAGTGGGGTttcgatgatgaggccaaccatctcctcctccagaacgAGCTACCAGCTGTCCGATGGGTCGGTGGTCCTGAGATTGAGTTGATTGCTATTGCTACCAACGGTCGAATTGTTCCCAGATTTGAGGATCTTACAGCCGAGAAGCTGGGCAGTGCTGGTATCGTCCGTGAAATGACTTTCGGCACAACACGGGAGAAGATGCTTGTCATTGAGGAGTGTGCCAACACCCGAGCTGTTACAGTCTTTGTCCGAGGCAGCAACAAGATG ATAATCGATGAGGCTAAGCGATCGCTGCATGATGCTCTTTGCGTGGTGCGAAATTTGGTCCGCGACAACCGTGTCGTTTACGGTGGTGGCGCTGCTGAGATTGCTTGCTCtctggctgttgaggatgaggccgTCAAGACACCCGGTCTTGAGCAGTACGCCATGCGTGCCTTCTCTGAGGCTCTTGACACCGTCCCCATGACATTGGCCGAGAACAGTGGTCTCAACCCTATTGCTACTCTGGCCGAGGTCAAGAGTCAGCAGGTCAAGGCAGGCCCTGAGGGCCGAggaaagcttggtgttgactgtATGGGACGCGGAAACAACAACATGAAGGACGCCTTTGTTATCGATCCTCTTATCggcaagaagcagcagcttcagctcgcCACACAATTATGTCGCATGgtcctcaaggtcaacaatGTTATTGTTTCGGGAGCGGATGACAACGACTTTTAG
- a CDS encoding elongation factor 1-alpha: MSRHRIVHTFNANDIVSEFDGDDYEDEVEDELSPEDRQAMEEGTAEVRRALGTEANKVTKAQIEEALWHYYYDIDKSVTYLMKTFIAPAPKPAKKAPEGMSVFFSASQRLFGTGADHRRLSNEHTPIMDPPPALGVPAWHFDDMPWMNVPEERRTVFIEPECPRGGLLGGGEGPPKMSKLQALAAARKKKTEEKKELERAGKGLERLSINESQKENQPVLGQARQAPEPTLQVKLPPQEESTEGAAIADNQKDINSNPKGWLIDENLPVIMPRAAPSAFARTLFGSAPSKAPRPDEIFAMPYTSSPIYVAEAFAEPSPDDVVLAAQAKAGKKPVAKAPKKTQKEKDKDVSQVEKDVAELNVVEAPPPKSKGLDVLKEYENSSNKRSISFVVVGHVDAGKSTLMGRLLLELKFVEKHTIDRYRKQAEKSGKQSFALAWVMDQRSEERERGVTIDIATNHFETEKTSFTILDAPGHRDFVPNMIAGASQADFAILVIDANTGAYEKGLKGQTREHVFLLRSLGVQRLVIAVNKLDMVGWSQERFDEIAQQVNAFLAGLGFQPKNIDFIPISGLNGDNLVRRTEDTAASWYTGPTLIEALENSEPSTTRALKNPFRMAISEVFRSQLGTTTIAGRVDAGSVQIGDALLVQPSGEEAYVKSIMVDSDMQDWAVAGQSVSVALTNIDPVHIRVGDMLCHTKDPISCGDTFTMKAMAFEHLMPMPVDLHRGRLHSAGQIVSITATLDKATGAIVKKKPRVVQPGGVARVVIKLAAKVPLESGQRVVIRSGGETVAAGLLE, encoded by the exons ATGTCACGCCATCGAATCGTTCATACTTTCAATGCAAACGACATAGTATCCGAATTTGACGGAGATGACTATGAAGACGAAGTAGAAGACGAGCTCAGCCCAGAAGATCGCCAGGCCATGGAGGAGGGAACAGCAGAGGTCCGTCGAGCTCTAGGCACTGAAGCGAACAAGGTGACAAAAGCACAAATCGAGGAAGCTTTGTGGCACTATTACTACGATATCGACAAATCAGTCACATATTTAATGAAGACATTCATTGCCCCGGCCCCCAAACCAGCAAAGAAAGCGCCAGAAGGTATGTCAGTCTTTTTTTCTGCTTCGCAACGCCTTTTTGGGACTGGAGCAGACCACAGACGTCTGTCAAACGAGCATACGCCTATCATGGATCCTCCACCCGCTCTAGGAGTCCCGGCATGGCATTTTGACGACATGCCTTGGATGAACGTACCTGAAGAACGTCGGACTGTCTTCATTGAGCCAGAGTGTCCTCGTGGTGGCTTATTGGGAGGTGGCGAGGGGCCTCCCAAGATGTCaaagcttcaagctcttgcGGCCGCtaggaagaagaagaccgaagagaaaaaggagcTGGAACGGGCCGGAAAGGGTCTGGAAAGACTTTCCATCAATGAGTCACAAAAAGAGAACCAGCCAGTCTTGGGTCAAGCTCGCCAGGCTCCTGAACCTACACTACAAGTCAAATTGCCGCCTCAAGAGGAATCAACAGAGGGTGCAGCTATCGCCGACAACCAGAAAGACATCAATTCCAATCCCAAGGGATGGCTTATAGATGAGAACCTTCCGGTCATAATGCCTCGGGCTGCCCCATCCGCCTTTGCCAGGACGCTCTTTGGATCTGCTCCGTCCAAAGCCCCAAGGCCTGACGAGATTTTTGCTATGCCATATACATCCTCTCCCATTTATGTCGCCGAAGCTTTCGCCGAACCCAGTCCCGATGACGTGGTGCTCGCAGCTCAGGCGAAAG CGGGAAAAAAGCCAGTAGCCAAGGCTCCTAAAAAGACCCAAAAggagaaagacaaggacgTTTCTCAAGTCGAAAAGGACGTTGCGGAGTTgaatgttgttgaggctCCGCCCCCTAAGAGCAAGGGGCTTGATGTTTTGAAGGAATATGAAAATAGTTCCAACAAGAGAAGTATCAGTTTTGTTGTAGTCG GACATGTCGATGCTGGCAAGAGTACACTGATGGGCCGCTTGTTACTGGAACTTAAATTTGTCGAGAAGCACACTATTGATCGGTACCGAAAGCAGGCTGAAAAGTCTGGCAAACAGTCTTTTGCCCTGGCATGGGTAATGGACCAAAGAAGTGAGGAGAGAGAACGTGGTGTCACTATCGATATTGCGACAAACCATTTTGAGACAGAGAAGACCAGCTTCACTATTCTTGATGCCCCAGGTCACAGAGATTTTGTACCCAACATGATCGCAGGTGCCAGTCAAGCTGACTTTGCTATCTTGGTCATTGACGCAAATACTGGAGCCTATGAAAAGGGGCTTAAGGGGCAGACCCGAGAACATGTGTTTCTCCTACGAAGTCTGGGTGTTCAAAGGCTTGTCATTGCCGTCAACAAGCTGGACATGGTTGGCTGGTCACAGGAGCGTTTTGACGAAATTGCTCAGCAGGTCAACGCATTtcttgctggtcttggcttcCAACCCAAAAACATTGATTTCATCCCTATTTCTGGCCTCAATGGCGACAATCTTGTTCGCCGAACAGAAGACACAGCTGCATCTTGGTACACTGGCCCTACTCTGATTGAGGCTCTCGAAAACTCAgagccatcaacaacacgTGCTCTCAAGAACCCGTTCCGAATGGCTATTTCTGAGGTCTTCAGATCGCAGCTTGGCACAACGACTATTGCTGGTCGAGTTGATGCTGGCTCTGTTCAGATTGGCGATGCTCTATTAGTGCAGCCaagtggagaagaagcatatGTCAAGTCAATAATGGTGGATTCGGACATGCAAGACTGGGCTGTTGCTGGACAAAGTGTCAGTGTTGCTTTGACTAATATCGACCCTGTTCACATTCGAGTTGGCGATATGCTATGCCATACCAAAGATCCTATCAGCTGTGGTGACACTTTCACCATGAAAGCCATGGCATTTGAGCATCTCATGCCCATGCCGGTTGATCTCCATCGTGGACGACTGCATTCAGCTGGGCAGATTGTTTCGATCACAGCAACCTTGGACAAGGCCACTGGGGCGATTGTCAAGAAGAAACCCAGAGTTGTGCAGCCTGGTGGTGTCGCTCGAGTAGTCATCAAACTGGCGGCTAAGGTTCCTCTTGAGTCGGGGCAAAGAGTTGTAATCCGAAGTGGAGGTGAAACTGTCGCTGCTGGCTTATTAGAGTAG